In Deinococcus sp. Leaf326, a single genomic region encodes these proteins:
- a CDS encoding LysM peptidoglycan-binding domain-containing protein → MRLRPLLAVLGLALGGLATAAGYTVQTGDTLYNVARRSGSTVEAIMALNHLNNSNLQLGQVLTLPGGLTSLPPAPPLGSLGPVALPGSIGLAEGPAAPVTSVQGMGAAQAAPVVLSAAPIRTPQRPTSTRLERGLFTPSRLPVAGGTTLRAASTGAGSGARPQSVYLQVGYEAQTFNNCGPASVASVMRAFGRPVSQRDYQQVLRPTGGYTQTRDVSDLLVRQGLQAPLRRSGTVEAIKDELAAGHPVIVLQYHSVYGKTPHFRVVRGYDETQGILIMSDSISGPNVALTERDFDVLWNMQGRQYIPVSRG, encoded by the coding sequence ATGCGTCTCCGCCCCCTGCTGGCGGTTCTGGGGCTGGCCCTGGGGGGCCTGGCCACAGCCGCCGGCTACACGGTGCAGACCGGCGATACCCTCTACAACGTGGCGCGGCGCAGCGGCAGCACGGTCGAGGCCATCATGGCCCTGAATCACCTGAACAACAGCAACCTGCAACTCGGGCAGGTGCTCACGCTGCCCGGCGGCCTCACGTCCCTGCCGCCAGCGCCTCCTTTAGGCAGCCTGGGGCCGGTCGCCCTGCCGGGGTCGATCGGTCTCGCCGAGGGTCCGGCCGCGCCGGTGACGAGCGTGCAGGGAATGGGCGCGGCCCAGGCGGCCCCGGTGGTCCTCTCGGCCGCGCCCATCCGCACGCCCCAACGGCCGACGAGCACGCGGCTCGAACGCGGCCTGTTCACGCCCTCACGCCTGCCGGTCGCCGGGGGCACGACCCTGCGCGCGGCCTCGACCGGAGCGGGATCCGGCGCGCGGCCCCAGAGCGTGTACCTCCAGGTGGGCTACGAGGCCCAGACCTTCAACAACTGTGGCCCGGCCAGTGTGGCGAGCGTGATGCGCGCCTTTGGGCGTCCGGTGTCGCAGCGCGATTACCAGCAGGTTCTGCGGCCCACTGGCGGTTACACCCAGACCCGCGACGTGTCGGACCTGCTCGTCCGTCAGGGCCTCCAGGCCCCGCTGCGCCGCAGCGGCACGGTCGAGGCGATCAAGGACGAGCTCGCCGCCGGGCACCCGGTCATCGTGTTGCAGTACCACAGCGTCTACGGCAAGACTCCACACTTCCGCGTGGTGCGCGGATACGACGAGACGCAGGGCATCCTGATCATGAGCGATTCGATCAGTGGCCCCAACGTCGCTCTGACCGAGCGCGACTTCGACGTGCTGTGGAATATGCAGGGCCGGCAGTACATCCCCGTCAGCCGGGGCTGA
- a CDS encoding SDR family oxidoreductase, with the protein MALKELFDLSGKTALITGGSRGLGLQIAEALGEYGARVVLTARKQNELDEALAHLSGLGITASVYANDLGDFGSLDPLVDRVVSEVGEIDILVNNAGATWGAPTVEHPLDAWMKVMNVNLNGTFVLTQSVLRRCMLPRGWGRIINVASVAGLQGNDPNMTPTLAYNTSKGGLVNFTRALSSEVAARGVTVNSICPGYFPTKMTRGTLAYGEQAILDHTPMRRLGGPEDLKGLALLLASDASTFVTGQNIAVDGGVSAV; encoded by the coding sequence ATGGCCCTGAAGGAACTGTTCGACCTGTCCGGCAAGACGGCGCTCATCACGGGTGGCTCGCGTGGCCTGGGACTCCAGATCGCCGAGGCGCTCGGGGAATACGGCGCGCGCGTGGTCCTGACCGCCCGCAAGCAGAACGAGCTCGACGAAGCGCTGGCCCACCTGAGTGGCCTGGGCATCACGGCGTCGGTGTATGCCAACGACTTGGGCGATTTCGGGTCGCTGGACCCGCTCGTCGATCGCGTCGTCTCAGAAGTGGGGGAGATCGACATTCTCGTCAACAACGCCGGGGCGACCTGGGGCGCGCCGACGGTCGAGCATCCGCTCGACGCCTGGATGAAGGTGATGAACGTCAACCTCAACGGCACCTTTGTCCTCACCCAGAGTGTGCTGCGCCGCTGCATGCTGCCGCGCGGCTGGGGCCGGATCATCAACGTGGCGAGCGTGGCGGGGTTGCAGGGCAACGACCCGAACATGACACCCACGCTGGCCTACAACACCTCCAAGGGCGGCCTCGTGAATTTCACGCGCGCCCTGTCGTCCGAAGTCGCGGCGCGCGGCGTGACGGTCAACAGTATCTGCCCCGGCTACTTTCCGACCAAGATGACGCGCGGCACGCTGGCCTACGGCGAGCAGGCCATCCTGGACCACACGCCCATGCGCCGGCTGGGCGGCCCGGAGGACCTCAAGGGACTGGCGCTGCTGCTCGCCAGCGACGCCTCGACCTTTGTGACCGGCCAGAACATCGCGGTGGACGGCGGCGTCAGCGCGGTATGA
- a CDS encoding MaoC family dehydratase, translating into MTPEELPARIGQEIALSAWVPVTQERVNAFAEATGDHQFIHTDPERAAAGPFGAPIAHGFLTLSLLAGEFSVQGGGVRIENSRLTVNYGLNKVRFVAPVRVGARLRNHAVLRSVEPGPDYVQITVQNTIEIEGEARPACVADSIFRVYL; encoded by the coding sequence GTGACGCCCGAGGAACTTCCCGCCCGCATCGGGCAGGAGATCGCCCTGTCGGCCTGGGTGCCGGTCACTCAGGAGCGCGTGAACGCCTTTGCGGAGGCGACCGGCGACCACCAGTTCATCCATACCGACCCCGAGCGGGCGGCGGCCGGTCCCTTCGGCGCGCCCATCGCCCACGGCTTCCTGACCCTGTCGCTGCTGGCGGGCGAGTTCTCGGTGCAGGGCGGCGGCGTGAGGATCGAGAACAGCCGCCTGACCGTGAACTACGGCCTGAACAAGGTGCGCTTCGTCGCGCCCGTCCGGGTCGGCGCGCGCCTGCGCAACCACGCCGTGCTCCGGAGCGTGGAACCGGGACCGGACTACGTCCAGATCACCGTGCAGAACACCATCGAGATCGAAGGCGAGGCGAGACCCGCCTGCGTCGCCGACAGCATCTTCCGGGTGTACCTCTAA
- a CDS encoding acyl-CoA dehydrogenase family protein — translation MTLFDLSPRTADLHARLLKFMDEHIYPNEQEFERQRNEGNRWAHIQLIEDLKPRARAEGLWNLFLPPASDPAGEFGAGLSNLEYAPLCEVMGRVWWAPEIFNCGAPDTGNMEVLARYGTPEQQAQWLVPLLNGEIRSAFSMTEPDVASSDATNIQSSIVRDGDEYVINGDKWWSSGAGDSRCKVSIFMGKTDPGAERHLQQSMILVPLDTPGVTTERPLTVFGYDDAPHGHMQMTFRDVRVPASNLLLGEGRGFEIAQGRLGPGRIHHCMRLIGQAERALELMVARAGRRVAFGKPLAAHQHVQELIAQSRMEIDQARLLTLHAAHMMDTVGNKAARGQIAAIKVVAPNVALRVIDRAIQVYGGEGVSQDTPLAMMYAQARTLRLADGPDIVHIGTVAKEELRRQGVDLRAGRPRTDSAPKGAN, via the coding sequence ATGACCCTGTTCGACCTTTCCCCCCGCACCGCCGACCTGCACGCGCGACTCCTGAAGTTCATGGACGAGCACATCTACCCCAACGAGCAGGAATTCGAGCGCCAGCGCAACGAGGGCAACCGCTGGGCGCACATCCAGCTTATCGAGGACCTCAAACCCAGGGCGCGGGCCGAGGGCCTGTGGAACCTGTTCCTGCCGCCTGCCAGCGACCCGGCCGGAGAGTTCGGAGCGGGCCTGAGCAACCTGGAGTACGCGCCGCTGTGCGAGGTCATGGGCCGGGTCTGGTGGGCGCCCGAAATCTTTAACTGCGGCGCTCCCGATACCGGCAACATGGAGGTGCTGGCCCGCTACGGTACGCCCGAGCAGCAGGCGCAGTGGCTCGTGCCGCTCCTCAACGGCGAGATCCGCTCGGCCTTCTCGATGACCGAGCCGGACGTGGCGAGCAGCGACGCGACCAACATCCAGTCGAGCATCGTGCGCGACGGCGACGAGTACGTCATCAACGGTGACAAGTGGTGGTCAAGCGGCGCGGGCGACTCGCGCTGCAAGGTCAGCATCTTCATGGGCAAGACCGACCCCGGCGCCGAGCGTCACCTCCAGCAGTCCATGATCCTGGTGCCGCTGGACACGCCCGGAGTGACCACCGAGCGCCCCCTGACCGTGTTCGGTTACGACGACGCGCCGCACGGCCATATGCAGATGACCTTCCGGGACGTGCGCGTGCCCGCCAGTAACCTCCTGCTGGGCGAGGGCCGGGGCTTCGAGATCGCGCAGGGCCGGCTGGGGCCGGGGCGCATCCACCACTGCATGAGGTTGATCGGGCAGGCCGAGCGCGCACTGGAACTCATGGTGGCCCGTGCAGGGCGCCGCGTGGCTTTCGGCAAGCCGCTGGCGGCGCACCAGCATGTGCAGGAACTCATCGCCCAGAGCCGCATGGAAATAGACCAGGCGCGGCTGCTGACCCTGCACGCCGCTCACATGATGGACACGGTGGGCAACAAGGCGGCACGTGGCCAGATCGCGGCGATCAAGGTGGTTGCGCCCAACGTGGCCCTGCGGGTCATCGACCGGGCCATCCAGGTGTACGGCGGCGAGGGCGTCTCGCAGGACACGCCCCTGGCGATGATGTACGCCCAGGCCCGTACGCTGCGGCTGGCCGATGGCCCCGACATCGTGCACATCGGCACGGTGGCCAAGGAAGAACTGCGCCGTCAGGGCGTGGACCTGCGGGCCGGGCGGCCGCGTACCGATTCCGCCCCCAAGGGAGCGAACTGA
- a CDS encoding SDR family oxidoreductase, with translation MEFNGKVIVVTGAASGIGLALATRFVAEGATVIASDRNADAGAQKATEMGARFVAADIGQEEGVKGLIDDVLAKEGHIDLFCSNAGIAVGEGPETPDKTWDLIHRVNVMSHVWAARHLLPHMLERGEGHLLNTASAAGLLTELHSAPYAVTKHAALAFAEWLAVTYGDRGIRVSCLCPEGVWTPMIQNAPILQQTAISTDELVEKTLEVLRRDGFLVTTHPTTLVSFQNKANDYDGWIGKMRRLRLKAMALLAGHGTAPAGAAPVSAAAPGEQG, from the coding sequence ATGGAATTCAACGGCAAAGTGATCGTCGTGACGGGAGCGGCCTCGGGCATCGGACTGGCGCTGGCGACCCGGTTCGTGGCAGAGGGGGCGACCGTGATCGCCTCTGACCGCAACGCCGACGCGGGCGCGCAGAAGGCCACCGAGATGGGCGCGCGTTTCGTGGCCGCCGACATCGGACAGGAAGAGGGCGTCAAGGGACTGATCGACGACGTGTTGGCCAAGGAAGGCCACATTGACCTGTTCTGCTCCAACGCCGGAATCGCGGTCGGGGAAGGGCCGGAGACGCCCGACAAGACCTGGGACCTGATCCACCGCGTCAACGTGATGAGCCACGTCTGGGCCGCGCGCCACCTGCTGCCGCACATGCTGGAGCGTGGCGAGGGTCACCTGCTGAACACGGCGTCGGCGGCGGGCCTGCTCACCGAACTGCACTCGGCTCCCTACGCCGTGACCAAGCACGCGGCCCTGGCCTTTGCCGAGTGGCTGGCCGTGACCTACGGCGACCGGGGCATCCGGGTGTCGTGCCTGTGCCCCGAGGGCGTCTGGACCCCGATGATCCAGAACGCGCCGATCCTGCAGCAGACCGCCATCAGCACCGACGAACTCGTCGAGAAGACGCTGGAGGTGCTGCGCCGCGACGGCTTTCTGGTCACCACGCACCCGACCACGCTGGTCTCGTTCCAGAACAAGGCGAACGACTACGACGGCTGGATCGGTAAGATGCGCCGGCTGCGCCTCAAGGCGATGGCACTCCTCGCGGGGCACGGGACGGCTCCTGCTGGCGCTGCACCTGTCTCTGCCGCTGCTCCGGGTGAGCAGGGGTGA
- a CDS encoding phosphotransferase family protein, whose protein sequence is MSQPQDTAPVRAGEELPLDRLRDALRGQVAGDVAALEVRQFPGGFSNLTYLLRAGDHEYVLRRAPLGPVAKGAHDMAREFRLLERVSPVFPAAPRPALLVEDEAVLGAPFYLMERRRGVVVRSRLPDAYAANPDAPRQLSEALVDTLAALHAVDISAAGLSELGRPEGFNTRQVSGWAGRWRRARDLLQGSGDLPPPAELRDELVIAWLEAHTPPESAHTLVHNDFKLDNLMFAETDPAHVTALLDWEMTTVGDPLADLGLSLTYWTMPEQPGGARSRVGAAASDQGFLTREEFLARYAGRSGRDVSNVAWYEVLGHFKLAVIVLQIFARYRAGQTTDPRFAPLAAQAKWLIGEAWRRIAADAGGEAAFQPTDE, encoded by the coding sequence GTGAGTCAGCCCCAGGACACCGCTCCCGTGCGGGCCGGCGAGGAGCTGCCGCTCGACCGCCTGCGCGACGCCCTGCGCGGCCAGGTCGCCGGGGACGTGGCCGCGCTGGAGGTGCGGCAGTTCCCGGGCGGGTTTTCCAACCTGACCTACCTGCTGCGGGCGGGCGACCACGAGTATGTCCTGCGCCGCGCGCCGCTGGGGCCGGTTGCCAAGGGAGCGCACGACATGGCGCGCGAGTTCCGGCTGCTGGAGCGGGTCAGCCCGGTGTTCCCGGCTGCGCCCAGGCCTGCGCTGCTCGTCGAGGATGAAGCGGTGCTGGGCGCCCCTTTCTATCTCATGGAGCGGCGCCGGGGCGTGGTCGTGCGGTCGCGGCTGCCGGACGCCTACGCGGCGAATCCGGACGCCCCCCGACAGCTCTCGGAGGCGCTCGTGGATACGCTCGCCGCCCTGCACGCCGTGGACATCTCGGCAGCGGGACTTAGCGAGCTCGGCCGCCCCGAGGGGTTCAATACCCGGCAGGTGTCGGGCTGGGCCGGGCGTTGGCGGCGCGCACGCGACCTGCTGCAAGGCTCGGGCGACCTGCCCCCGCCCGCCGAGCTGCGCGACGAACTGGTCATCGCGTGGCTCGAGGCCCATACGCCGCCCGAGAGCGCGCACACGCTGGTGCACAACGACTTCAAGCTCGACAACCTGATGTTCGCCGAAACCGACCCGGCGCACGTCACGGCCCTGCTCGACTGGGAGATGACCACGGTGGGCGACCCCCTGGCCGACCTGGGCCTGAGCCTGACCTACTGGACGATGCCCGAGCAGCCCGGCGGGGCGCGCAGCCGCGTGGGCGCCGCCGCCAGCGACCAGGGCTTCCTGACCCGCGAGGAATTTCTGGCGCGCTATGCCGGGCGCAGTGGGCGCGACGTGAGCAACGTGGCGTGGTACGAGGTGCTCGGGCACTTCAAGCTCGCGGTCATCGTCCTCCAGATTTTCGCGCGCTACCGCGCTGGTCAGACCACGGACCCCCGGTTCGCTCCGCTGGCGGCCCAGGCGAAGTGGCTCATCGGCGAGGCGTGGCGCCGCATTGCTGCGGATGCGGGAGGCGAGGCCGCCTTCCAGCCGACCGATGAGTGA
- a CDS encoding histidine phosphatase family protein, which yields MSELILVRHGQATPFEADTDRLSALGEAQARAVGEGLAALGTVPTHVLHGPLVRQRRTALLAAGAAGGDWPGPQEDPRLAEYDGDGLVRLLAPLYAARNADFAAQVGAFEARRAEGGPGRNRAFQGVLETLAEAWRLGDVTHPGVEGWPEFRSRVRAAFADVLALPSGSTAVVFTSGGVTGLAVALSLDAPDTAALKLNWRVKNGSLTRLTFGGGRVSLDTFNETAHLPGDLSSWR from the coding sequence ATGAGTGAACTGATTCTGGTCAGGCACGGGCAGGCGACCCCCTTCGAAGCCGATACGGACCGCCTGTCGGCGCTGGGCGAGGCGCAGGCCCGCGCGGTGGGCGAAGGGCTGGCGGCCCTGGGTACCGTGCCTACCCATGTCCTGCACGGGCCGCTCGTGCGCCAGCGCCGCACGGCCCTGCTGGCTGCCGGGGCGGCGGGCGGCGACTGGCCCGGCCCCCAGGAGGACCCCCGACTGGCCGAGTACGACGGTGACGGTCTGGTTCGCCTCCTGGCTCCGCTGTACGCGGCCCGGAACGCCGACTTCGCCGCGCAGGTGGGCGCCTTCGAGGCGCGGCGGGCCGAAGGTGGTCCGGGCCGCAACCGCGCCTTTCAGGGCGTGCTCGAAACCCTGGCGGAGGCGTGGCGCCTGGGCGACGTGACCCACCCCGGCGTCGAGGGCTGGCCCGAGTTCCGGTCCCGGGTGCGCGCGGCCTTCGCGGACGTGCTGGCCTTGCCCTCCGGCAGTACGGCCGTGGTCTTCACGAGTGGTGGCGTGACCGGGCTGGCGGTCGCCCTGAGTCTGGACGCCCCCGATACGGCCGCCCTGAAGCTCAACTGGCGCGTGAAGAACGGTAGCCTGACCCGCCTGACCTTCGGTGGCGGTCGCGTCAGTCTGGACACCTTCAACGAGACGGCCCACCTGCCGGGCGACCTGTCGAGCTGGCGCTGA
- a CDS encoding LacI family DNA-binding transcriptional regulator translates to MIRNVTLAEVAREAGVSPSTVSRILNGTARVKGDKELSVRRAIDLLGYRPNAFARGLATGASGSIGVLTQDIASPFYNDALSGIERGLMGSGYSPIIISGHWRTHEEEHAVELLLARRVEALIVLGGQLPDQELRDLAARLPVAVLGRPLDLSEFGGASIALNNRQASRDLVTHLLDRGHRVIGHIMGLADQEDAQERLDGYREALESRSVAYVPSLVVQGDFREPSGLIGMQRLLAAHPDITAAFCANDQMAYGARLALYRLGIRVPEDVSLVGFDDLPGSCYTTPPLTSVRQPMEEMGQWLARFVLGQLVGEAVPPFTPRLELQLRESVASRRP, encoded by the coding sequence ATGATCCGCAATGTCACCCTGGCAGAAGTGGCCCGCGAGGCCGGGGTGTCCCCCAGCACCGTCTCGCGCATCCTGAACGGTACCGCGCGCGTGAAGGGCGACAAGGAACTGTCGGTGCGCCGTGCCATCGACCTGCTGGGCTACCGACCCAACGCCTTCGCGCGTGGACTGGCGACTGGAGCATCGGGAAGCATCGGGGTCCTCACCCAGGACATCGCCAGTCCCTTCTACAACGACGCCCTGAGCGGCATTGAGCGCGGGCTGATGGGCAGTGGCTACTCGCCCATCATCATCAGCGGGCATTGGCGGACCCATGAAGAGGAACATGCAGTCGAGCTCCTCCTCGCGCGCCGGGTCGAGGCCCTCATCGTGCTGGGCGGCCAGTTGCCGGACCAGGAACTGCGCGACCTCGCCGCGCGCCTGCCCGTGGCGGTGCTGGGCCGGCCGCTCGACCTGAGCGAATTTGGCGGAGCCAGCATCGCCCTGAACAACCGGCAGGCATCACGTGATCTCGTCACGCACCTGCTCGACCGCGGCCACCGCGTCATCGGGCACATCATGGGTCTGGCCGACCAGGAAGACGCGCAGGAGCGGCTGGACGGCTACCGCGAGGCGTTGGAGTCGCGCAGCGTGGCCTACGTGCCGTCGCTGGTGGTGCAGGGTGACTTCCGCGAGCCTTCGGGTTTGATCGGGATGCAGCGGCTCCTCGCGGCGCACCCCGACATCACGGCCGCGTTCTGCGCGAACGACCAGATGGCCTACGGGGCGCGGCTGGCGCTGTACCGCCTGGGCATCCGCGTGCCCGAGGACGTGTCGCTCGTGGGGTTCGACGACCTGCCGGGGTCGTGCTACACCACGCCGCCCCTCACCTCGGTTCGCCAGCCGATGGAGGAGATGGGCCAGTGGCTCGCCCGCTTCGTGCTGGGACAGCTGGTGGGGGAGGCCGTGCCGCCCTTCACGCCGCGCCTGGAGCTGCAACTGCGCGAGTCGGTGGCGTCCCGGCGTCCGTGA
- a CDS encoding ABC transporter substrate-binding protein: MRKLLMVSLALVTAAALPTASAQTKKTITIGVFPDLDSVVKAALPGFYKLYPNVTVKVNSLAYADHHTALTTALSTGKGANDVEAVDFGYIAKFAEGNGLVDIAKAPYNASQYRSQFVAFTYPQAMTQDGRMVAMPTDIGPGAMFYRSDMLKKAGVSATSMNQSWESYIANGKKVVAANPGSFLIPDAGEAAQIILRTGLKSGEGLYFDKTGKVLVGPDNARFVRAFTVAKQIRDAKLDARAGSAFSPDWTTAFQKGNLATEFSGAWLVGHMQNWLAKDFSGKWASQNLPGGTFASWGGSFYSIPQQSNNKTEAWNLIKYLTTNSAQQVLAFKTTGAFPALRSAANDAIFNEGVPYLGGQKARVQWRQAALKIQPLDVNRLDPIAEQIVNDSLATVLDGSKDVNTALTEAGRLIARRAR, encoded by the coding sequence ATGCGTAAACTGCTCATGGTGTCTCTCGCGCTCGTTACGGCCGCCGCGCTCCCCACCGCCTCGGCCCAGACCAAGAAGACCATCACCATCGGCGTCTTCCCCGACCTCGACAGCGTGGTCAAGGCGGCGCTGCCGGGCTTCTACAAGCTGTACCCGAACGTGACGGTCAAGGTGAACTCGCTGGCCTACGCCGACCACCACACCGCGCTGACCACCGCGCTCTCGACCGGCAAGGGCGCCAACGACGTCGAGGCCGTGGACTTCGGCTACATCGCCAAGTTCGCCGAGGGCAACGGCCTGGTGGACATTGCCAAGGCGCCCTACAACGCCTCGCAGTACCGCTCGCAGTTCGTGGCCTTCACCTACCCGCAGGCCATGACCCAGGACGGGCGCATGGTCGCCATGCCCACCGACATCGGCCCCGGCGCCATGTTCTACCGCTCCGACATGCTCAAGAAGGCCGGCGTCAGCGCCACCTCCATGAACCAGAGCTGGGAGAGCTACATCGCCAATGGCAAGAAGGTCGTCGCCGCCAACCCCGGCAGCTTCCTGATCCCCGACGCCGGCGAAGCCGCGCAGATCATCCTGCGCACCGGCCTGAAGTCGGGCGAGGGCCTGTACTTCGACAAGACCGGCAAGGTGCTCGTCGGTCCCGACAACGCCCGGTTCGTGCGCGCCTTCACGGTCGCCAAGCAGATCCGCGACGCCAAGCTCGACGCCCGCGCCGGCTCGGCCTTCTCGCCTGACTGGACGACCGCCTTCCAGAAGGGCAACCTCGCCACCGAGTTCTCGGGCGCGTGGCTCGTGGGCCACATGCAGAACTGGCTCGCCAAGGACTTCAGCGGCAAGTGGGCCTCGCAGAACCTGCCCGGCGGCACGTTCGCGAGCTGGGGCGGCTCCTTCTACTCTATCCCCCAGCAGAGCAACAACAAGACCGAAGCCTGGAACCTCATCAAGTACCTCACGACCAACTCGGCCCAGCAGGTGCTCGCGTTCAAGACGACCGGCGCCTTCCCCGCGCTGCGCTCGGCCGCCAACGACGCCATCTTCAATGAGGGCGTGCCATACCTCGGCGGCCAGAAGGCCCGCGTCCAGTGGCGCCAGGCGGCCCTCAAGATTCAGCCGCTCGATGTCAACCGCCTCGACCCCATCGCCGAGCAGATCGTGAACGACTCGCTGGCGACCGTGCTCGATGGCAGCAAGGACGTCAACACGGCCCTGACCGAAGCCGGTCGCCTGATCGCCCGCCGCGCGCGCTGA
- a CDS encoding carbohydrate ABC transporter permease: MLASPKSSSGSRPPRRAGGWTEFQRRYAPYIFISPFFVLFFIFGLFPILFNAYLSFQEWQPGTGLGDMKFVGFRNYTDNLTDPTFWLSLKNTGILAVLSGLPQHLLAIPLAFAVYGGLKKLQNLVTAVYFLPYITSIVAISVIFFTLFSWQYGVINAALNALHNVPLIGGLFPAEKINWLGQKEYVQPSIALVVIWRYTGWNMLLYLSGLQAIPKELYEAASVDGATGWQSFRYITLPLLRPIMFVAVTLSLIGGLQLFEEPFILTNGGGGAGQAGLTTIMYMYRTYASYSDAGVAAAMSWLLFLVIGALTLVNNRLFGRSGMAGKD; the protein is encoded by the coding sequence ATGCTCGCAAGTCCGAAATCCAGTTCCGGCTCCCGGCCGCCGCGACGTGCGGGCGGCTGGACCGAGTTCCAGCGGCGGTACGCGCCGTACATCTTCATCAGTCCCTTTTTCGTCCTGTTCTTCATCTTCGGGCTGTTTCCGATCCTGTTCAATGCCTACCTGTCGTTCCAGGAATGGCAGCCCGGCACCGGCCTGGGGGACATGAAGTTCGTGGGGTTCCGGAACTACACCGATAACCTCACTGACCCGACCTTCTGGCTGTCGCTGAAGAACACCGGTATCCTGGCTGTGCTCTCGGGCCTGCCGCAGCACCTGCTGGCGATTCCGCTGGCCTTCGCCGTGTACGGCGGTCTCAAGAAGCTCCAGAACCTCGTGACGGCCGTGTACTTCCTGCCGTACATCACGTCCATCGTGGCGATCTCGGTGATCTTCTTCACGCTGTTCTCGTGGCAGTACGGGGTCATCAACGCGGCGCTGAACGCCCTGCACAACGTTCCTCTGATCGGCGGGCTGTTTCCGGCCGAGAAGATCAACTGGCTGGGCCAGAAGGAATACGTGCAGCCGTCCATTGCCCTGGTCGTGATCTGGCGCTACACCGGCTGGAACATGCTGCTGTATCTGTCGGGCCTCCAGGCGATTCCCAAGGAGCTGTACGAGGCGGCCTCGGTGGACGGCGCGACCGGCTGGCAGAGCTTCCGCTACATCACGTTGCCGCTTCTGCGCCCGATCATGTTCGTGGCCGTGACCCTGAGCCTCATCGGCGGGCTGCAACTGTTCGAGGAACCGTTCATCCTGACCAACGGCGGGGGCGGCGCGGGCCAGGCGGGCCTGACCACCATCATGTACATGTACCGCACCTACGCGAGCTACTCCGACGCGGGCGTGGCGGCGGCGATGTCGTGGCTGCTGTTCCTGGTGATCGGCGCGCTGACGCTGGTGAACAATCGTCTGTTCGGCCGCAGTGGCATGGCCGGGAAGGACTGA
- a CDS encoding carbohydrate ABC transporter permease, with amino-acid sequence MTTVSPSAGQPEQARPTQARGFLPGLPRFAAYLIIALGALLTIAPFYFMFVFATHSRTEIFQLPPPTWFGNNLETNYQSLMERVPFWRNLWNSLYLAVITTATTLFFCTLAGYAFAMYAFKGRDVLFGLLLATMLVPGTLNIVPFALIMQALGWIDTPRALWIPGMASAFGIFLMRQYIGSAIPRELVEAARIDGATEFGIFRKIIVPLTGPAMATLGLVTFVQSWNGFLGPLIIFRSAETYTAPLALRTLQGIANTDWGALMCGVALTVVPLLILFAIASRQLIEGLTAGATKG; translated from the coding sequence ATGACGACCGTTTCCCCCTCTGCCGGGCAGCCCGAACAGGCGCGGCCCACCCAGGCGCGCGGTTTCCTGCCGGGCCTGCCCCGCTTCGCCGCCTACCTCATCATCGCCCTGGGCGCCCTGCTCACCATCGCGCCCTTCTACTTCATGTTCGTGTTCGCTACGCACAGCCGCACCGAGATCTTCCAGCTGCCGCCGCCCACGTGGTTCGGCAACAACCTGGAGACCAACTATCAGAGCCTGATGGAGCGCGTGCCCTTCTGGCGCAACCTCTGGAACAGCCTGTATCTGGCGGTCATCACCACGGCGACCACGCTGTTCTTCTGCACGCTGGCGGGCTACGCCTTCGCCATGTACGCCTTCAAGGGCCGCGACGTGCTGTTCGGGCTGCTGCTCGCCACCATGCTCGTTCCGGGCACCCTGAACATCGTGCCCTTCGCGCTGATCATGCAGGCCCTGGGCTGGATCGACACGCCGCGCGCCCTGTGGATTCCGGGGATGGCGAGTGCGTTCGGCATCTTCCTGATGCGCCAGTACATCGGCTCGGCCATTCCGCGTGAACTCGTCGAGGCCGCGCGCATCGACGGCGCGACCGAGTTCGGCATCTTCCGCAAGATCATCGTGCCGCTCACCGGCCCGGCGATGGCGACCCTGGGTCTCGTGACCTTCGTGCAGTCGTGGAACGGCTTTCTGGGGCCGCTCATCATCTTCCGCTCGGCCGAGACCTACACGGCGCCGCTGGCCCTGCGCACCCTTCAGGGCATCGCCAACACCGACTGGGGCGCCCTGATGTGCGGCGTGGCCCTGACCGTGGTGCCGCTGCTCATCCTGTTCGCCATCGCCTCGCGCCAGCTTATCGAGGGCCTGACCGCCGGAGCTACCAAGGGCTGA